In Montipora foliosa isolate CH-2021 chromosome 13, ASM3666993v2, whole genome shotgun sequence, one DNA window encodes the following:
- the LOC137981534 gene encoding uncharacterized protein has translation MDMELETLRSLSPRAISPLTGIVDSQETRADVAVDARKRIPTEKGRQFDIQRLKENRKTALANLTKQINVILPLLADFENEKQVRIEVVQLDQLFVKMQEVHDMYLSALDDESEIELARQWYDTRDKDVLRSKQRINDYLNDAKKLRSGLHDTNSVKSKSSRHSKGSHSSSSSTKLRLIEAKARAAALEVEARFLKEKQALRMASEELELRQKIAEAKAEERTYEEFDEEQNIDGMNDYLEGVKAKLTATPFLSEAKSNDQTTLRVPSGSTVATTPPVTAPTFVSTASMNPATRPFVLRNPPIKEEYGTPTDTKLSRIKGEERVYKFESDPSCVESPKPGQSYLDIHRKQTELTQMIATQQARSLLPSHEPPTFSGDVMSYPAFIAAFETLIESKVDNSSELLYFLDQYTSGKAKELIKGCLQMKSGDSYKEARRLLKKHFGDPYKIASAYIAKLSNWPAVRPNDGTGLQEFSIALEQARNAMTGMQYMNDLNAANVLRQLWEKLPRYLRSKWTERVSKIRSTNQQVANFNDFSQFVSQQADLATDPVYSEESISRSVDTVDKHHKQNERKPKRGRRTNFATDLSTKKAIGGNSLPISCTLCSKAHHLDECAEFLKKPLQDRRDFIKEKGLCFGCYSPEHVAKLCRSKRSCKTCNKRHPTSLHDYSWRPERKNAQHNESETGREDQVINACTTVCNVTEAGDVPITMGIVPIWLYHKNNPNNRICVYALLDNASGGTFIKEDSLRKLGMEGIESKLLLTTMHGTQEVETKAVDGLMASHFEKNDVSLALPRTYVRQQIPADRDEIPRPERVQGWPHLQQVSKHIPTYMDSVEVGLLIGLNCPGAVRPRDVICGNENDPYAVRSLLGWYVNGPVRHNSSKQVHCNRIQILKTSIDDEVKGYIVGERMIKEQLTPQVVSRMFELDFAERKNGVALSREDRQFLKIVEEGIRHRDDMHYEIPLPFREGNVQLPNNRSQAVQRLHGLKKRLQGDTQYCVEYVSFMSEIIEKGYARKVSAEELPPVEGKEWYLPHHGVYHPKKPNSLRVVFDCSARYLGESLNDHLLQGPDLSSKLTGVLTRFRKERVAFMADIEKMFFQVKVKKEDQNFFRFLWWSNGDLTQKPQEHCMTVHLFGAGSSPGCSNFALKRTAEDGEREFGARAAEALKKNFYVDDALKSVPTEKDAIDLIQAVKGMCAKGGFNLTKFVSNSREVMMSVPPEDRAKEIKGLDLSIDKLPIERALGVHWCIESDAFKFRIELKDKPCTRRGILATISTIFDPLGLIAPVVLVGKQILQEICHGKSWDEPIDGEVLAKWERWRSQLPLLEQLDITRNFKPLHFGRIVTAQLHNMSDASQTGYGQCSYLRLVDDNGRIHCSLVLGKARVAPLRSVTIPRLELTAATVSVRVANVLKEELDYEELQDFYWTDSKVVLGFISNESRRFHVYVANRVQFIRDQTSPDQWRYVESGSNPADEGSRGVNAKEFIRKSQWIRGPEFLWQTEDHWPRQGSYENEIQESSPEVRKVTANTTVIEEYGSMLSRFERFSNWQRLKTAVALCMEYKRRLRMSINTADEKPPVDGSPRINGRSCKTESCPAAGIMVQDLEQAEVEILKIMQRDAFDKEVKTLKESQAQTEGARKDRQCAKERKALLKKTSSLNNLDPYLDVTGVLRVGGRITKANLTDSLKNPVILPKTGHITELIIRHIHEKTHHSGRGVTLNELRSNGYWIINGNAAVRRFISRCVRCRYLRGTAGEQKMANLPNSRVEPAPPFSYCAVDCFGPWYVREGRREVKRYGTLFTCMASRAIHIEVVHTMETDSFLQALRRVIARRGPIRELRSDQGTNFVGAENELKRAFQEMGDERIKAELLKHNIDWIRNPAMASNFGGAWERQIRSVRNIMAALMKQHGHSLDGESLQTLLCEVEAVVNSRPLTTESLSDPLSPLPLTPSTLLTGKTKLILPPPGKFQREDVYCKRRWRRVQHIANEFWSRWSKEYLQSLQARQKWTRQRRNFTEGDIVLLKDDNTCRNKWPMARVIAARRDHQGLVRSVKVQPATGSVLSRPINKLVLLLESPEDRPGIPDEEPKDHL, from the coding sequence ATGGATATGGAACTTGAGACTCTTCGCAGCTTGTCGCCACGTGCAATATCTCCTTTGACTGGCATCGTGGATTCTCAGGAAACTCGCGCGGACGTGGCTGTGGACGCGAGAAAACGGATTCCTACAGAGAAGGGTAGGCAATTTGATATTCAAAGGTTGAAGGAAAATCGAAAAACTGCACTTGCTAACTTAACTAAACAGATTAACGTAATCTTGCCGTTGCTGGCAGATTTTGAGAACGAAAAACAAGTGCGTATTGAAGTTGTTCAGTTAGATCAGCTGTTCGTAAAAATGCAAGAAGTACATGATATGTATCTCAGTGCTTTGGATGACGAGAGTGAAATTGAATTAGCACGCCAATGGTATGACACTCGTGATAAAGATGTGCTTCGATCAAAGCAAAGAATTAATGACTACCTGAATGATGCAAAGAAGCTTCGTAGTGGCTTACATGACACAAACTCAGTAAAATCTAAATCATCTCGTCATTCAAAGGGCTCTCATTCCTCATCATCATCTACTAAGTTAAGACTAATTGAAGCAAAGGCTAGGGCCGCAGCATTAGAGGTTGAGGCAAGATTCCTCAAGGAGAAACAAGCACTAAGAATGGCTTCTGAAGAGCTTGAGCTTCGACAAAAAATTGCAGAGGCAAAGGCAGAAGAAAGGACTTATGAGGAGTTTGATGAAGAACAAAACATTGATGGCATGAATGACTATTTGGAAGGTGTTAAGGCTAAACTTACCGCCACCCCCTTCTTATCAGAGGCAAAATCCAACGATCAGACTACACTAAGGGTACCTTCTGGGAGTACCGTTGCAACGACCCCTCCTGTAACCGCGCCCACCTTTGTCAGTACAGCCAGCATGAACCCAGCCACTCGACCCTTTGTCTTAAGGAACCCCCCCATTAAAGAAGAATATGGGACACCTACTGATACCAAATTATCGCGTATCAAAGGGGAAGAGCGTGTGTACAAATTTGAATCGGATCCGAGTTGTGTGGAAAGCCCAAAGCCAGGCCAAAGCTATCTCGACATTCACAGAAAACAAACGGAACTGACACAAATGATTGCCACACAACAGGCGAGAAGTCTCTTACCTAGCCACGAGCCACCTACGTTCTCTGGAGATGTCATGTCATATCCAGCATTCATAGCGGCCTTTGAAACTCTCATAGAATCTAAGGTAGATAATTCGAGTGAGCTCTTGTATTTTTTGGATCAGTACACAAGTGGGAAGGCAAAGGAACTGATCAAGGGCTGTTTACAAATGAAGAGTGGAGACTCGTACAAGGAAGCTAGACGACTTTTGAAGAAACACTTTGGCGACCCATACAAGATTGCTAGTGCATACATTGCTAAACTATCGAACTGGCCAGCCGTAAGACCTAATGATGGAACAGGGTTACAAGAATTCTCTATTGCCCTCGAGCAAGCAAGGAACGCCATGACAGGCATGCAATACATGAATGACTTGAACGCAGCTAACGTTCTTCGCCAGTTATGGGAGAAACTGCCGAGATACCTTCGCAGTAAATGGACAGAGAGAGTAAGCAAGATAAGGAGCACCAATCAACAGGTAGCCAATTTCAATGATTTCTCCCAATTTGTATCTCAGCAAGCTGACTTAGCGACAGACCCAGTCTACTCAGAGGAGAGCATTAGTAGATCAGTGGATACAGTTGATAAGCACCACAAGCAGAACGAACGCAAGCCTAAGAGAGGAAGGCGTACAAATTTCGCAACAGATCTGTCGACAAAAAAGGCCATTGGAGGAAATTCTCTTCCCATTAGCTGTACCCTGTGCTCAAAGGCACACCACCTGGATGAATGTGCCGAGTTCCTTAAGAAACCCCTCCAAGACCGAAGAGACTTCATTAAGGAGAAGGGCTTATGTTTTGGTTGCTACAGTCCCGAACACGTTGCCAAGCTTTGCAGAAGTAAACGATCCTGTAAGACCTGCAATAAGAGACACCCAACGTCACTTCATGATTACAGCTGGAGgccagaaagaaagaacgcccAACATAATGAATCAGAAACGGGAAGGGAAGACCAAGTTATCAATGCGTGCACCACAGTCTGTAATGTGACCGAAGCTGGCGATGTTCCGATCACTATGGGTATCGTCCCAATATGGTTGTACCACAAGAACAATCCAAACAACAGGATATGTGTTTATGCTCTGCTTGATAATGCCAGTGGTGGAACTTTCATTAAAGAAGATTCGTTACGAAAGCTTGGAATGGAAGGAATTGAAAGCAAACTCTTACTCACCACTATGCATGGCACCCAAGAAGTCGAGACTAAAGCTGTTGATGGTTTGATGGCTTCTCACTTTGAGAAGAACGACGTTAGCCTAGCACTTCCCAGAACTTATGTCAGACAACAGATTCCAGCGGATCGTGACGAAATTCCGCGACCGGAAAGGGTGCAAGGATGGCCTCACCTGCAGCAGGTTAGCAAGCACATACCAACTTACATGGACAGTGTAGAAGTAGGACTTCTTATAGGACTGAACTGCCCTGGTGCAGTGCGGCCGAGAGATGTTATTTGCGGAAACGAGAATGATCCTTACGCAGTTCGATCATTACTAGGATGGTACGTTAACGGTCCTGTGAGACACAACAGTAGTAAACAAGTACATTGCAATCGAATTCAGATTCTTAAGACCAGCATTGATGATGAAGTGAAAGGATACATCGTTGGCGAAAGAATGATCAAAGAGCAGCTAACACCTCAAGTGGTTTCACGAATGTTTGAGTTGGACTTCGCCGAAAGAAAAAATGGAGTTGCGCTATCGAGAGAAGATCGTCAGTTCCTGAAGATAGTAGAAGAAGGCATCCGTCATAGAGATGACATGCACTATGAAATCCCCCTGCCGTTTAGAGAAGGTAATGTCCAGCTACCCAACAATCGTTCTCAAGCAGTGCAACGCCTGCACGGCCTAAAGAAGAGACTCCAAGGTGACACGCAGTATTGTGTCGAGTACGTCAGCTTCATGTCTGAAATCATAGAGAAGGGATATGCCCGAAAGGTCAGTGCTGAAGAGCTACCCCCTGTGGAAGGAAAGGAGTGGTACTTACCTCATCATGGGGTATATCACCCCAAAAAACCAAACAGCCTCCGCGTAGTATTCGATTGTTCAGCTCGGTACCTGGGGGAATCGCTTAATGACCACCTATTACAAGGGCCTGATCTTTCAAGCAAGCTAACTGGAGTGCTCACCAGATTCAGAAAGGAGAGAGTAGCCTTCATGGCGGACATAGAAAAAATGTTCTTCCAAGTCAAGGTAAAGAAGGAGGACCAGAATTTCTTCCGCTTCCTGTGGTGGTCAAATGGAGACTTAACTCAAAAACCTCAAGAGCACTGCATGACAGTGCATCTCTTCGGAGCTGGTTCATCACCAGGATGTTCCAATTTTGCCCTGAAACGCACAGCCGAAGACGGTGAAAGAGAGTTTGGTGCAAGAGCTGCCGAAGCACTGAAGAAAAACTTCTACGTTGACGATGCACTGAAATCGGTCCCAACAGAAAAGGACGCCATAGATCTCATACAAGCTGTTAAAGGGATGTGTGCAAAGGGAGGATTTAACCTCACAAAGTTCGTCAGCAACAGTCGAGAAGTGATGATGTCGGTACCACCTGAAGATAGAGCCAAGGAAATCAAGGGCTTAGACTTGAGCATTGACAAGTTACCAATAGAGAGAGCGCTGGGCGTACACTGGTGTATAGAGTCAGATGCATTTAAGTTCAGAATTGAGTTGAAGGACAAGCCATGCACCCGCAGAGGCATACTGGCAACCATAAGCACCATCTTCGACCCACTAGGGCTCATTGCACCCGTTGTCCTTGTTGGAAAACAGATACTTCAAGAGATCTGTCATGGAAAAAGCTGGGACGAGCCAATCGATGGAGAAGTTCTTGCCAAGTGGGAAAGATGGAGGAGTCAGTTACCGCTACTTGAGCAGCTCGACATCACAAGAAACTTCAAGCCTCTTCATTTTGGAAGAATTGTTACGGCACAGTTACATAACATGTCAGACGCATCGCAAACTGGATATGGGCAATGCTCTTATCTCAGATTGGTTGACGATAACGGCAGGATTCATTGTTCTTTAGTACTGGGTAAAGCCCGTGTGGCACCATTGAGATCAGTAACTATCCCCAGACTTGAACTTACAGCAGCTACCGTATCAGTAAGAGTTGCAAATGTACTGAAAGAAGAGTTAGATTACGAAGAACTTCAGGACTTCTACTGGACAGATAGCAAGGTCGTCCTCGGATTTATCAGTAACGAATCCCGAAGATTCCATGTATACGTTGCAAACAGAGTGCAGTTCATCCGTGACCAAACTTCACCCGATCAATGGCGGTACGTGGAGTCTGGATCCAACCCTGCAGATGAAGGATCAAGGGGGGTGAATGCCAAGGAGTTTATACGGAAGTCGCAGTGGATCAGAGGCCCAGAATTCTTGTGGCAGACGGAGGATCATTGGCCTCGACAAGGCTCGTATGAAAATGAGATCCAGGAGAGTTCCCCGGAAGTTAGGAAGGTCACCGCCAACACTACAGTAATTGAAGAGTACGGAAGCATGCTAAGCAGATTTGAAAGATTCTCTAACTGGCAAAGGTTAAAGACTGCAGTTGCTCTCTGTATGGAATACAAACGGCGTCTAAGGATGAGCATCAACACCGCAGACGAGAAACCCCCGGTTGATGGAAGCCCTCGAATTAACGGACGGAGTTGTAAGACTGAAAGCTGCCCTGCCGCAGGCATTATGGTTCAAGACCTAGAACAAGCAGAAGTAGAAATCCTTAAGATCATGCAAAGAGATGCCTTCGATAAAGAAGTGAAGACCTTGAAAGAATCTCAAGCCCAGACAGAAGGCGCGCGTAAGGATCGTCAGTGTGCTAAAGAAAGGAAGGCCCTTCTGAAGAAAACTAGCAGCCTTAATAATCTTGATCCCTACCTGGATGTTACCGGAGTGCTTCGAGTAGGAGGCCGGATAACGAAGGCTAACCTGACAGACAGTCTTAAGAACCCCGTTATCTTACCCAAAACTGGTCATATCACAGAGTTAATCATTCGCCACATCCATGAGAAGACCCATCACAGCGGAAGGGGTGTCACTTTGAATGAACTTCGTTCAAATGGTTACTGGATTATTAATGGTAACGCAGCAGTTAGACGCTTCATCTCAAGGTGTGTCAGATGTCGCTATCTACGTGGTACAGCGGGAGAACAGAAAATGGCCAACCTCCCAAATTCGCGTGTTGAGCCCGCACCACCATTTTCATACTGCGCGGTGGACTGTTTCGGCCCGTGGTACGTTAGGGAAGGCAGGAGAGAAGTGAAAAGATACGGAACCTTATTCACTTGTATGGCCAGTCGTGCGATACACATTGAAGTAGTACACACCATGGAAACAGATTCGTTCTTGCAAGCACTACGGCGCGTTATCGCTCGAAGAGGACCGATACGAGAACTCCGCAGTGACCAAGGGACCAACTTTGTcggagctgaaaacgagttaaagAGAGCATTTCAAGAAATGGGTGATGAGAGGATAAAGGCAGAGTTGCTTAAGCACAACATCGATTGGATCAGAAACCCCGCTATGGCAAGCAACTTTGGAGGTGCTTGGGAGCGACAAATACGATCAGTACGGAACATTATGGCAGCGCTTATGAAGCAACATGGTCACAGCTTAGACGGCGAATCGTTGCAGACTCTGCTATGCGAAGTCGAAGCCGTTGTGAACAGTCGCCCTCTTACTACCGAGTCCTTAAGTGACCCACTGTCTCCATTGCCACTAACGCCAAGTACACTTCTCACCGGCAAGACCAAACTTATTCTTCCTCCTCCAGGGAAGTTTCAAAGAGAAGATGTTTATTGCAAGCGACGCTGGAGGCGTGTACAGCATATAGCGAACGAGTTTTGGAGCAGGTGGAGCAAGGAATATTTACAGAGCCTGCAAGCAAGACAAAAGTGGACACGCCAGAGAAGGAACTTCACTGAAGGCGATATCGTTCTCTTGAAGGACGACAACACTTGCAGAAACAAGTGGCCCATGGCTAGGGTTATTGCTGCACGTCGAGATCACCAAGGACTAGTCAGATCGGTAAAAGTCCAGCCTGCAACCGGATCAGTGTTGAGTCGACCGATTAACAAACTTGTCCTGTTACTAGAGTCACCTGAGGATAGACCGGGAATCCCCGACGAGGAGCCAAAGGATCATTTATGA